A stretch of bacterium DNA encodes these proteins:
- a CDS encoding histidine phosphatase family protein, whose product MILYLLRHTDALPIGENGNVDDRKRPLSEKGDKRAQKVGQACNVLDLKFDVLLTSGYLRAKQTAELAATQFAVPMRATVTKTLASDADPRAFIQLLLERYTGGAHILAVGHEPFLAALAGLLLDTGSDSLVLKKGSLLALEIVEPLHEGKCARLLWSLSPNHLSLLAKLANR is encoded by the coding sequence GTGATTCTTTACTTGTTACGCCATACTGATGCGCTCCCGATTGGGGAAAACGGCAACGTCGACGACCGGAAACGCCCATTAAGTGAAAAGGGTGATAAGCGGGCACAAAAAGTCGGACAGGCTTGTAACGTCCTCGATCTCAAATTCGATGTACTGCTTACCAGCGGATACCTCCGTGCAAAACAAACCGCCGAACTGGCTGCGACGCAATTCGCGGTGCCGATGCGTGCCACCGTGACCAAGACATTGGCTTCCGACGCCGATCCCCGTGCTTTCATTCAATTACTGCTCGAACGCTATACTGGAGGGGCGCATATCCTCGCGGTAGGTCACGAACCGTTTCTCGCGGCGTTGGCTGGTCTATTGCTCGACACCGGCAGCGATTCCCTTGTTTTGAAGAAAGGAAGTTTGCTCGCATTGGAAATCGTCGAACCACTACACGAGGGGAAGTGCGCGCGGTTATTATGGTCGTTATCGCCGAATCATCTCTCACTGCTCGCGAAACTCGCAAACCGCTGA
- a CDS encoding CHAD domain-containing protein, whose amino-acid sequence MAISVEPEAFYETLHQRWKIVRREWKRCRRKASEPRIHDLRVALRRLLFSAALLSEAFPDLIPPRHLLEAKRHLKKLSKLRDLQVMLQRLTEMAEKYSGISEIVSETSDQVERRVAKIERYLRNNDVNELLKLLPTVEQFQTRLQQTEKPITDVLLTQISLRYRDVVAKHTTLNAKYPETIHDLRIAFKKYRYQLEAVAEHIPLRSTTVLKRMQALQTMLGDIHDYDVLLDFLISHRKSKFGEKSRHYQRPVILLRKQWQSNIDRLFSKLPTMNAYSPNRLIAAKYWKVKS is encoded by the coding sequence GTGGCTATCTCGGTAGAGCCGGAAGCTTTTTACGAAACGTTACACCAACGCTGGAAAATTGTCCGGCGGGAATGGAAGCGATGTCGTCGAAAGGCAAGCGAACCGCGGATCCATGATCTGCGAGTTGCCTTGCGACGGCTGCTGTTTTCGGCGGCGCTGCTTTCCGAGGCGTTTCCCGATCTAATCCCTCCGCGACATCTACTTGAAGCGAAACGACATTTGAAAAAGCTGTCCAAGCTGCGCGATTTACAAGTAATGTTGCAACGGTTAACCGAGATGGCGGAGAAATATTCCGGGATAAGCGAAATTGTTAGCGAAACATCCGATCAAGTCGAGCGTCGGGTTGCCAAGATCGAGCGCTATCTTCGCAACAACGACGTCAACGAATTGTTGAAACTGCTGCCTACGGTCGAACAATTTCAAACCCGGTTGCAACAAACGGAAAAGCCAATTACGGATGTTCTGCTCACCCAAATATCTCTTCGTTACCGGGATGTCGTCGCCAAGCACACAACACTAAACGCCAAATATCCCGAGACGATTCACGACCTCCGGATTGCCTTTAAGAAATATCGATACCAGTTGGAAGCGGTTGCCGAGCATATACCGCTGCGAAGTACAACGGTATTGAAACGGATGCAAGCTCTCCAAACGATGTTGGGCGACATACATGACTACGACGTATTGCTCGATTTTCTGATTTCGCATCGTAAAAGTAAATTCGGCGAAAAGTCACGCCACTATCAGCGACCGGTTATACTGCTTCGCAAACAATGGCAAAGTAATATTGATCGACTATTCTCCAAGCTTCCGACTATGAACGCTTATTCACCCAACCGTTTGATCGCAGCGAAATATTGGAAGGTGAAATCGTGA
- a CDS encoding thymidylate kinase, whose protein sequence is MVKAKTAGKRFYGKCPPGIQPNQLGGKLIVLEGSDGSGRSTQIALLNDWLERTGQPTITVGLKRSELVSEELELAMTGNTLSPITMGLFYATDFCDQLERRIIPALRAGFVVLADRYIYTLMARDIVRGVSATWVKDLYEIALVPDAVFYLRVMPEILAERNFMKSGKLDYWESGMDIQRSGDMYQCFISYQRKMQRVFRSLHDRYGFDIIDGNRTPSDIAQEIKSKIQRLLTMETQKP, encoded by the coding sequence ATGGTCAAAGCGAAAACAGCCGGAAAACGGTTCTACGGTAAGTGCCCGCCCGGCATTCAACCAAACCAGTTAGGCGGCAAGTTAATCGTCTTGGAAGGTTCGGATGGCTCGGGACGGTCTACCCAGATCGCACTGTTAAACGATTGGTTGGAACGGACGGGACAACCAACGATTACGGTAGGATTGAAACGCTCCGAGTTGGTTAGCGAAGAATTAGAACTGGCGATGACGGGCAATACGTTAAGTCCGATTACAATGGGTTTGTTCTATGCGACGGACTTCTGCGATCAACTCGAACGCAGGATCATTCCCGCACTTCGTGCAGGATTCGTCGTATTGGCGGATCGATATATCTACACGCTAATGGCGCGCGACATCGTACGCGGCGTTTCGGCAACTTGGGTGAAGGATTTGTACGAGATCGCACTCGTTCCCGACGCCGTATTTTATCTGCGAGTCATGCCGGAAATCCTTGCCGAGCGGAACTTTATGAAGAGCGGAAAACTCGATTACTGGGAATCGGGCATGGATATTCAGCGTTCGGGTGACATGTATCAATGTTTTATCAGCTATCAGCGAAAAATGCAGCGGGTGTTCCGTTCGCTCCACGACCGTTACGGTTTTGATATCATCGATGGAAACCGGACACCAAGCGATATTGCCCAAGAGATTAAGAGTAAAATCCAACGATTGTTAACAATGGAAACCCAAAAACCGTGA